In one Polaribacter sp. ALD11 genomic region, the following are encoded:
- a CDS encoding AAA domain-containing protein — MAYHNNEDIFDDEPIELIIRFENKAVSTLNKQNKGSFEELKRWIENKSTKCFFQKKNEDEHKVIFHIENKQIEIVLKWQEQTFDYKTIINQKSKNVISEIQQLNSDEYTVAENCTVKLIDFKKPYRSQRELEDLYSKICNLEVSPKSEIENQQEIWDKWIEAQQLILNKNSQPLEIVRYDQPINISESLYQFRVKLKQEENPEFKNIEKTIAEEPFNLNERINPDGSLFLRFKDISDVLDRVIQKDFTNILERNNQIACVLKITPFSISNKISKAFNNRFIVSNNSDTISVYINNFSQKREVVDKMFLEQFYFKSYGAEFEIDWHCNIKLDKNLNIDDHLLRRLRHNVFSRKHNEIDSLKKMYQELVTIFGKEKVKSKVYIQFDQSRVNEQVRFENSTFKNTFWTEIKREFYSFDFDTNVSESQQTVAFEFIDYSDLKLKYEKIKSLNRFNIMLSPLNDDFKFKVKIDIIAKKSKKEEFLDKTKHLAGSEFYIDKGDNFEYNKRQVVIGNLNGRNSDFNYYVFNLPYKWSDDKRQTDKFFKFIEEEPKIKLVTPNLRGDQAKISWLNEAMNKITNPKEGLDLKPVNEKIKDFIFDSSKAEEIYKNLSKDEEEWNELKRHELLILNDSQRKAVLSALNCTDLALLQGPPGTGKTTVIAEMIWQMVRVKQEQKILLTSETNLAVDNALEKLLNKNHTLVKPIRFGRASKFEEEGKKYAFERIMKWVDEKFETDDNYENEVLEEDDVEIVEEDFYNNSVQLWMRRIANNSQQSNPKYSDIMKDWAFEMAQPDKEMKTLFKDKYFKYANVVGSTSSSAGSPNFGADYQRIFNDYEGELDIGQLYKKTKNLSKKYNDFNGRYQGMNLYDIIKPIEFDTVITDEASKATPPELLLPMCFGRKNIIIGDHRQLPPMLHDKTFKETLESLETTEAKELASEINKDFVETSQFERLIMHPKVSPTIKSTFNEQYRMHPKINNVIKQFYLDEGGLEPGKPIKENANDTNLNNPFSRHHGFLLNKFINPDIHTIWVNVDEPEELSGTSRINNYEIEAVELVIKLLKKSNGFEEYMKHWQNSNDKNKVQEEQEIGLISFYGHQVSKLKEVALKARNKYDIPVRLNTVDKFQGMERNIIIVSTVRSDKKIENGVTKTNKDIGFAKSPKRLNVALSRAKRLLIVVGNKNMFYNFKDNTGIQIYKNVIDTIKNEGIVVDFSDLKKEFGDD; from the coding sequence ATGGCATACCATAATAATGAAGATATTTTTGATGACGAACCTATAGAATTAATAATAAGATTCGAAAATAAAGCAGTAAGTACTCTTAATAAACAAAATAAAGGAAGCTTTGAAGAATTAAAAAGATGGATTGAAAACAAATCAACAAAATGCTTCTTTCAAAAGAAAAATGAGGACGAACATAAAGTAATTTTTCACATTGAAAATAAGCAAATTGAAATTGTTTTAAAATGGCAAGAGCAAACTTTCGACTATAAAACAATAATAAATCAAAAATCAAAAAATGTAATATCTGAAATTCAACAACTCAATTCAGATGAATATACTGTTGCTGAAAATTGTACAGTAAAATTAATTGACTTCAAAAAACCTTATCGCTCGCAAAGAGAATTAGAAGATTTATATAGCAAAATATGTAATCTTGAAGTTTCGCCAAAATCAGAAATTGAAAATCAACAAGAAATTTGGGATAAATGGATTGAAGCACAACAACTCATTCTTAATAAAAATTCTCAACCATTAGAAATAGTCAGATACGACCAACCGATTAATATTAGCGAATCACTCTATCAATTTCGAGTTAAATTAAAACAAGAAGAAAATCCAGAGTTTAAAAATATTGAAAAGACTATTGCAGAAGAACCATTCAATCTAAACGAAAGAATAAATCCTGATGGAAGCCTATTTTTGAGATTTAAAGATATTAGTGATGTATTAGACAGAGTTATCCAAAAAGACTTTACAAACATACTCGAAAGGAATAATCAAATTGCTTGTGTACTTAAAATTACACCTTTTTCAATATCAAATAAAATAAGTAAAGCGTTTAACAACCGTTTTATTGTTTCAAATAATAGCGATACAATAAGTGTTTACATAAATAATTTCTCTCAAAAAAGAGAGGTTGTAGATAAAATGTTTTTAGAGCAATTTTACTTTAAAAGTTATGGAGCAGAGTTTGAAATTGACTGGCATTGCAATATAAAATTAGACAAAAACTTAAATATAGACGACCATTTATTGAGACGATTAAGACATAATGTTTTTTCACGAAAGCATAATGAAATTGATAGTCTAAAAAAAATGTACCAAGAATTAGTCACAATTTTCGGGAAAGAAAAAGTTAAGTCAAAAGTATATATACAATTCGACCAATCAAGAGTCAACGAACAAGTAAGGTTTGAAAACTCAACATTTAAAAACACTTTTTGGACTGAAATAAAACGAGAATTTTATTCATTCGATTTTGATACAAATGTTAGTGAATCACAACAAACTGTTGCTTTTGAATTTATAGATTATTCAGATTTAAAATTAAAATACGAGAAAATAAAATCTTTAAATAGATTTAATATTATGCTTTCGCCATTAAATGACGATTTTAAATTCAAAGTAAAAATTGACATTATAGCTAAAAAATCTAAAAAGGAAGAGTTCTTAGATAAAACTAAACATCTTGCAGGTTCTGAGTTTTATATAGATAAAGGAGATAATTTTGAATACAATAAAAGACAAGTAGTAATAGGAAATTTGAATGGACGAAATTCAGACTTCAATTATTATGTTTTCAATTTACCATATAAATGGTCAGATGATAAACGTCAAACAGATAAGTTTTTCAAATTTATTGAGGAAGAACCTAAAATAAAACTTGTTACACCAAATTTAAGAGGCGACCAAGCAAAAATATCTTGGTTAAATGAAGCAATGAATAAAATTACTAATCCAAAAGAAGGATTAGACTTAAAACCTGTAAACGAAAAAATCAAAGATTTTATTTTTGATAGTTCAAAAGCTGAAGAGATTTATAAAAACCTCTCAAAAGATGAGGAGGAATGGAATGAATTAAAAAGACACGAATTACTAATCTTAAACGATTCTCAAAGAAAAGCTGTTTTATCTGCTTTAAATTGTACAGATTTAGCATTGCTTCAAGGTCCACCAGGAACTGGAAAAACAACAGTAATTGCAGAAATGATTTGGCAAATGGTAAGAGTAAAACAAGAACAAAAAATTCTTTTAACCTCTGAAACAAACCTTGCTGTAGATAACGCATTAGAAAAATTACTAAACAAGAATCATACACTAGTAAAACCAATACGTTTTGGAAGAGCTAGTAAATTTGAAGAAGAAGGAAAAAAGTATGCATTTGAGCGTATAATGAAATGGGTTGATGAAAAATTTGAAACGGATGATAATTACGAAAATGAAGTTTTAGAAGAAGATGATGTTGAAATAGTTGAAGAAGATTTTTACAATAATTCTGTACAATTATGGATGCGAAGAATTGCTAACAATTCTCAACAATCTAATCCAAAATATAGTGACATTATGAAAGATTGGGCTTTTGAAATGGCTCAACCTGATAAAGAAATGAAAACCTTATTTAAAGATAAATACTTTAAATATGCAAATGTTGTTGGTAGCACAAGTAGTTCAGCAGGAAGTCCAAATTTCGGAGCAGATTATCAACGAATTTTCAACGATTATGAAGGCGAATTAGACATTGGACAATTATATAAAAAGACAAAAAATCTAAGTAAAAAATATAATGATTTTAATGGTAGATATCAAGGAATGAATCTTTACGATATAATCAAGCCAATTGAATTTGATACAGTAATAACAGATGAAGCAAGTAAAGCGACACCACCAGAATTATTACTACCAATGTGTTTTGGTCGCAAAAATATTATAATTGGCGACCATAGACAATTACCACCAATGCTTCACGATAAGACTTTCAAAGAAACATTAGAATCACTTGAAACAACAGAAGCAAAAGAATTAGCATCTGAAATTAATAAGGACTTTGTAGAAACTTCTCAATTTGAAAGATTAATAATGCATCCTAAAGTTTCACCAACCATTAAATCTACATTTAATGAACAATATAGAATGCATCCAAAAATCAACAATGTAATTAAACAATTCTACTTAGATGAAGGTGGTTTAGAACCTGGAAAGCCTATAAAGGAAAATGCAAATGACACCAATCTAAACAATCCGTTTTCTAGACATCACGGATTTTTACTTAATAAATTTATAAATCCAGATATTCATACTATTTGGGTTAATGTGGATGAACCAGAAGAATTAAGCGGAACATCAAGAATAAATAATTATGAAATTGAAGCTGTTGAGCTAGTCATAAAACTACTTAAAAAATCAAATGGATTTGAAGAGTATATGAAACATTGGCAAAACAGTAACGACAAAAATAAAGTTCAAGAAGAACAAGAAATTGGTTTAATTAGTTTTTACGGACATCAAGTATCAAAACTGAAAGAAGTTGCCTTAAAAGCAAGAAACAAATATGATATTCCAGTTCGATTAAATACTGTAGATAAATTTCAAGGAATGGAAAGAAATATCATTATTGTTTCTACAGTAAGAAGTGATAAAAAGATTGAAAACGGAGTAACAAAAACGAATAAAGATATTGGCTTTGCAAAATCACCAAAACGATTAAATGTTGCTTTATCAAGAGCAAAACGATTATTAATTGTAGTAGGTAATAAAAATATGTTCTATAACTTTAAAGATAATACTGGAATTCAAATTTACAAAAATGTAATTGACACAATTAAAAACGAAGGGATTGTTGTTGATTTTAGCGACTTAAAAAAAGAATTTGGAGATGACTAA
- a CDS encoding PIN domain-containing protein, with protein sequence MTNDLDYNIFKAIEQDKKLTEIYLGYKPFDWFFTKAKYSATCTEAVEFTLFDKTICGLLNIENALSFEEIGEILGFNVTDNPSQKKYKDFAEYEILKDALQSLEEFEMITTGDNSYSYCQLTDIGKEYFQKGKKFKVHTNKQFELYFDNTNNDHSIAKDNFEFLKSVNAEENSINSRINYEDEQLLKSFSENQIPEIYNVQKMNSFKDSVLIEKEHKSATLYAVFLVDAISGKYRTLVYEEYSKTTKDYFSSFLHENKVNADNLFFQILQKYGIYQNPNSNDFSYREVLIKSQKEIERIIAEDKNISEKIAKNINQLKFIEPFMFIDKLDTIIKNSENEVWLMFNKVSGLLIETLSKIIIDIKDKYLFIYLPVSVDLETELEEFKSKVSETLNSYLIIGNIDEFNVITENSNKTSIYKKEIFPLEINKKSIKYQFVKKYSNVDIKEHIDTFRRDFADEYVENISNEIDSLIAKKINSDDLSNYSIEEIKDIDFKITPFNNVTEYDLILSEIKENKIALLNAVKNAKNGKIESFIASMLEELKSLELSEERKFKTLQSKINKEKEKFKEIESGLFLELEKKFLLKEKEFELIKKRKSIIIDTNILIEEPKIIDIIGSLQNIIFSAKVIDELDGLKNRSETKEKAQEAIREIRKHQKNRNISFNTSKVDNLPDDLNKKSPDNMILSVALQYQKRNPILLTNDKGLQIKAEMLEIPAKTITELTSLLSLSKRNRTNNRKKR encoded by the coding sequence ATGACTAATGACCTAGACTACAACATATTTAAAGCAATAGAACAAGATAAAAAACTAACAGAAATATATCTTGGTTATAAACCTTTTGACTGGTTTTTTACAAAAGCAAAGTATTCTGCAACTTGTACAGAAGCAGTTGAATTTACATTGTTTGACAAGACTATTTGTGGTTTACTAAATATTGAAAACGCATTAAGCTTTGAAGAAATTGGCGAGATTTTAGGATTTAACGTAACAGATAATCCATCTCAAAAAAAATATAAAGATTTTGCAGAATATGAAATCTTGAAAGATGCTTTACAAAGTTTAGAAGAGTTTGAAATGATAACTACTGGAGATAATTCTTATTCTTATTGTCAATTGACAGATATAGGAAAGGAATACTTTCAAAAAGGCAAAAAATTTAAAGTCCATACAAATAAGCAGTTTGAGTTATATTTTGACAACACAAATAATGACCATTCAATAGCAAAAGATAATTTTGAGTTTTTGAAAAGTGTTAATGCTGAAGAAAATTCAATTAATTCTAGGATTAATTATGAAGATGAACAACTATTAAAATCATTTTCAGAAAATCAAATCCCTGAAATTTATAATGTTCAAAAAATGAATTCTTTTAAGGATTCTGTTCTAATCGAAAAAGAACATAAATCTGCTACTTTATATGCAGTCTTTTTGGTTGATGCAATTTCTGGAAAATATAGAACTCTTGTTTATGAAGAATATTCAAAAACAACTAAAGATTACTTTTCTTCATTTTTACACGAAAACAAAGTAAACGCAGACAATTTGTTTTTTCAAATTTTACAAAAATATGGTATTTATCAAAATCCAAATTCTAATGATTTTTCATATCGAGAAGTATTAATTAAATCTCAAAAAGAAATTGAAAGGATAATAGCTGAGGATAAAAATATTTCTGAAAAAATCGCAAAAAACATCAATCAACTAAAATTTATTGAACCATTTATGTTTATTGATAAATTAGATACAATTATCAAAAATTCAGAAAATGAAGTTTGGTTAATGTTTAATAAGGTTTCAGGTTTACTAATTGAAACATTATCTAAAATTATTATCGACATAAAAGATAAATATCTTTTCATTTATCTTCCTGTTAGTGTTGATTTAGAAACTGAATTAGAAGAGTTTAAAAGTAAAGTTTCAGAAACTTTAAATTCATATTTAATAATTGGCAACATAGATGAATTTAACGTAATAACTGAAAACTCAAACAAAACATCTATATATAAAAAAGAAATTTTTCCTTTAGAAATAAATAAAAAATCAATCAAATATCAATTCGTTAAAAAGTATTCAAATGTAGATATTAAAGAACATATTGACACTTTTAGACGAGATTTTGCAGATGAGTATGTAGAAAATATTAGTAATGAAATAGACTCTCTAATTGCTAAAAAAATAAATAGTGACGATTTATCTAATTATAGCATAGAAGAAATTAAGGATATTGATTTTAAAATAACCCCTTTTAATAACGTAACTGAATACGATTTAATTTTAAGTGAAATTAAAGAAAATAAGATAGCATTACTAAATGCTGTAAAAAATGCAAAAAACGGGAAAATAGAATCCTTCATTGCGTCAATGTTAGAAGAGCTGAAAAGTTTAGAGTTATCTGAAGAAAGAAAATTTAAAACTTTACAATCAAAAATAAATAAAGAAAAAGAAAAATTTAAAGAGATAGAATCTGGTTTATTTTTAGAATTGGAAAAGAAGTTTTTACTTAAAGAGAAAGAGTTTGAATTAATAAAAAAGAGGAAATCAATAATTATTGACACAAATATTCTAATAGAAGAACCAAAAATAATTGATATAATTGGTTCGCTTCAAAATATTATTTTTTCTGCTAAAGTCATTGATGAACTAGATGGTTTAAAAAATAGAAGTGAAACTAAAGAAAAGGCACAAGAAGCAATTAGAGAAATCCGCAAACATCAAAAAAATAGAAATATAAGCTTCAATACAAGTAAAGTTGATAACTTACCTGATGATTTAAATAAAAAATCACCTGATAATATGATTTTATCTGTCGCATTGCAATACCAAAAAAGAAACCCTATTCTTTTAACTAATGATAAAGGTTTGCAAATTAAAGCTGAAATGTTAGAGATTCCGGCTAAAACAATTACTGAATTAACCTCTTTACTTTCTCTTAGCAAAAGAAATAGAACCAACAATAGAAAAAAACGATAA
- a CDS encoding AAA family ATPase has product MEKSFEDLKYMLDANYPLIYLASPEYGRIIQKVRSTAFRKGYAFSTWDIVDGLQIHNKDENSNKLDKVEKHPNNGETKNPDSFLEFLLKGNNENQESKEIFIIEDAHKQFRDEKFVVQLRKLTQYFKVLNKHLLLLSPFFKLPVELEKYVTVLNMPLPDKNDLEKRLKVVTKNEVINDDLKNLILDAAAGLTDVEADLAFRLAKEKVGLNKKEAISIIASEKEQIIKKSGILDYYHTSEDLDSSVGGLDSLKLWLKQRSKAFERKAKAFGLKEPKGMLLLGVPGNGKSLTAKAIATEWNQPLLKLDIGKVFQSEVGSSENNIRNAIMTAEAIAPCVLWIDEIEKGLSTGGGEKDGGTNSRVFSTILTWMQEKTKPVFVVATANNISNLPPELLRKGRFDEIFFIDLPTKKERKNIFEIHLKKNNQLNITDFNPIIDESKYFNGAEIEETVKEAMFKAYIENNEEPAIKLSHLIESAKAIVPLAITMKNKIDGLRDWASTRARPASSDTDKEDLKKDETKTQTLTKREKEEDIF; this is encoded by the coding sequence ATGGAAAAATCATTTGAAGATTTAAAATATATGCTTGATGCAAATTATCCTCTAATTTATCTTGCATCACCAGAATATGGTCGCATAATTCAAAAAGTTAGAAGCACAGCATTTAGAAAAGGATATGCATTTAGCACTTGGGATATTGTTGATGGTTTACAAATTCATAATAAAGATGAAAACTCAAATAAATTAGATAAAGTTGAGAAACATCCTAATAATGGCGAAACTAAAAATCCTGATTCATTTCTTGAATTTTTATTAAAAGGTAATAATGAGAATCAAGAATCAAAAGAGATTTTCATTATTGAAGATGCACATAAACAGTTTCGAGATGAAAAATTTGTGGTTCAATTAAGAAAACTTACACAATATTTTAAAGTATTAAATAAACACTTATTGTTATTATCGCCATTTTTTAAATTGCCTGTTGAGTTAGAAAAGTATGTTACAGTTCTAAATATGCCTTTACCAGATAAAAACGATTTAGAAAAAAGGTTGAAAGTAGTAACAAAGAATGAAGTTATAAATGATGATTTAAAAAATCTAATTTTAGATGCTGCTGCTGGATTAACCGATGTTGAAGCAGATTTGGCATTTCGATTGGCAAAAGAAAAAGTTGGACTAAACAAAAAAGAAGCCATAAGTATCATAGCAAGTGAAAAAGAACAAATTATAAAAAAAAGTGGAATTTTAGATTATTATCACACTTCAGAGGATTTAGATTCAAGCGTTGGTGGTTTAGATAGTTTAAAATTATGGTTGAAGCAAAGAAGTAAAGCATTTGAAAGAAAGGCAAAAGCCTTTGGTTTAAAAGAACCAAAAGGAATGTTGCTTTTAGGTGTTCCTGGAAATGGTAAAAGTTTAACAGCAAAGGCAATTGCTACAGAATGGAATCAACCATTATTAAAATTAGACATAGGTAAAGTATTTCAATCAGAGGTTGGTAGTAGTGAAAACAATATAAGAAATGCAATAATGACAGCAGAAGCAATCGCACCTTGTGTTTTGTGGATAGATGAAATTGAAAAAGGATTAAGTACTGGTGGTGGCGAAAAAGATGGAGGCACAAATTCAAGAGTATTTTCAACCATTTTAACTTGGATGCAAGAAAAAACTAAACCAGTTTTTGTAGTTGCAACTGCCAACAACATTAGCAATCTTCCACCTGAACTTTTAAGGAAAGGTCGTTTTGATGAAATATTTTTTATAGACTTACCAACCAAAAAAGAAAGGAAAAACATATTCGAAATTCATCTTAAGAAAAATAATCAATTAAATATAACTGACTTCAATCCAATAATTGATGAATCTAAATATTTCAATGGTGCGGAAATTGAAGAAACTGTTAAAGAAGCAATGTTTAAAGCATATATTGAAAACAATGAAGAACCTGCAATAAAATTATCACACCTTATTGAATCTGCAAAAGCAATTGTTCCTCTTGCTATTACAATGAAGAATAAAATTGACGGATTAAGAGATTGGGCATCAACAAGAGCTAGACCAGCAAGTTCTGATACAGATAAAGAAGATTTAAAGAAAGATGAAACTAAAACTCAAACATTGACAAAACGAGAAAAGGAAGAAGATATATTTTAG
- a CDS encoding transposase, with protein MYRNDKVIRRYSEPFKLKILAELTIGKHTKSELCKLYSIAPTTVNVWIKKYNRKDLMNTRVKVETKDEISRIKALQKEIEQLKKLLLKKDLDAMVEESYLEVAAEDLGYKSIAELKKKLSIKP; from the coding sequence ATGTATAGAAATGACAAAGTAATTAGACGGTATTCAGAACCTTTTAAATTAAAAATTTTAGCCGAACTTACAATCGGAAAACACACAAAGAGCGAACTTTGTAAACTCTACTCAATTGCACCTACAACAGTAAATGTGTGGATTAAAAAGTACAATCGTAAAGACTTAATGAACACCAGAGTAAAAGTGGAAACAAAAGACGAAATATCTAGAATTAAAGCGCTTCAAAAAGAGATTGAACAGCTTAAAAAACTACTACTTAAAAAGGATCTCGATGCTATGGTAGAAGAATCCTATTTAGAAGTAGCTGCAGAAGACCTCGGCTATAAATCTATTGCTGAACTAAAAAAAAAGTTAAGTATAAAGCCTTAA
- a CDS encoding integrase core domain-containing protein has product MELKGCVRALNKAIYKAKNINGLIHHSDRGIQYCSNVYTQILKRKKIDISMTEENHCSENAMAERVNGILKDEFYLDQTFDNVAHVKRATKSAINLYNQIKLHLSLDYKTPNMVYQLSA; this is encoded by the coding sequence TTGGAATTAAAAGGATGTGTGAGAGCGCTAAATAAGGCGATTTATAAAGCTAAAAACATTAATGGACTTATTCATCATTCAGACAGAGGAATACAATATTGCAGTAATGTATACACTCAAATATTAAAAAGAAAGAAAATAGATATCAGTATGACTGAAGAAAATCATTGTTCCGAAAACGCCATGGCTGAACGTGTAAATGGTATTTTAAAAGATGAATTTTATCTCGACCAAACCTTTGATAACGTGGCTCACGTTAAGAGAGCCACAAAAAGTGCAATTAATTTATACAACCAAATAAAATTACACTTATCTTTAGATTATAAAACACCAAATATGGTATATCAATTATCAGCTTAA
- a CDS encoding DDE-type integrase/transposase/recombinase, whose translation MPTRTEQLWVSDITCIKTDNGHNYLAIVTDAYSKQIMGYKLDNNMKTSLCVEALKMAIKNRKHPNKRLIHHSDSRFQYCNSKYTAFAE comes from the coding sequence ATCCCTACTCGTACAGAACAACTCTGGGTAAGTGATATAACATGCATTAAAACTGACAATGGACACAATTATCTAGCAATCGTTACAGATGCCTATTCGAAACAAATTATGGGCTATAAACTAGATAATAACATGAAGACATCACTTTGCGTAGAAGCACTGAAAATGGCTATTAAAAACAGAAAACACCCTAACAAAAGACTTATACATCATTCTGACAGCCGTTTTCAATACTGTAACTCTAAATATACAGCCTTTGCAGAATAA
- a CDS encoding integrase core domain-containing protein, translating into MISMTEQYAPYENAIAERINRTLKYEYVLRNCIKNTATAQ; encoded by the coding sequence ATGATAAGCATGACAGAACAATATGCCCCATATGAAAATGCTATTGCAGAACGAATTAATAGAACTTTAAAATATGAATACGTACTTAGAAATTGTATTAAAAACACTGCCACTGCTCAATAA
- the rimM gene encoding ribosome maturation factor RimM (Essential for efficient processing of 16S rRNA): MRKEDCFYLGKIVTKYSFKGEVVIKLDTDEPELYKEMESVYVEFGTNLVPFFIEKSSLHKGNQLRVQFEDIYSDEEADSILKCGIYLPSTLLPKLSGDKFYFHEVIGFTVVDVNFGEVGQIVHINDKAAQPLFEIDREGKEIFIPMVDEFIKKVDRENNTIEVETPEGLIELYL; this comes from the coding sequence ATGCGTAAAGAAGATTGTTTTTATTTAGGCAAAATCGTTACAAAATATAGTTTTAAGGGAGAAGTTGTTATCAAATTAGATACCGATGAACCTGAGTTGTACAAAGAAATGGAATCAGTTTATGTCGAATTCGGCACAAACCTGGTTCCATTTTTTATTGAAAAAAGTTCACTACACAAAGGAAATCAATTACGTGTTCAGTTTGAAGATATTTATTCTGACGAAGAAGCAGATTCGATTCTAAAATGTGGTATTTACTTGCCTTCAACTTTGTTACCAAAACTATCTGGAGATAAGTTTTATTTTCATGAAGTAATCGGTTTTACAGTTGTTGATGTAAATTTTGGAGAAGTTGGACAAATTGTTCATATAAACGACAAAGCTGCACAACCACTTTTTGAAATAGATAGAGAAGGAAAAGAAATTTTTATTCCTATGGTTGATGAATTTATTAAGAAAGTGGATAGAGAAAATAATACAATTGAAGTTGAAACTCCTGAGGGATTAATAGAGCTTTATTTGTAA
- a CDS encoding 30S ribosomal protein S16, which translates to MSVKIRLQRHGKKGKPFYWIVAADARAKRDGKYLEKIGTYNPNVNPALIDLNVDKAVQWLQNGAQPTDTAKNILSYKGAMLKNHLVGGVRKGALTQEQADAKFAAWLEEKATKISDKEAGLSKAESEAKAKALAAEKAVNEARIEAAKPVVEEVAEVEEAAEAAPETIDEAQEKAAE; encoded by the coding sequence ATGTCTGTAAAGATTAGATTACAAAGACACGGTAAAAAAGGGAAACCATTCTATTGGATCGTTGCCGCTGATGCTCGTGCAAAGAGAGATGGTAAATACTTAGAGAAAATAGGTACTTACAATCCTAACGTTAACCCTGCACTTATCGATTTAAACGTTGATAAAGCTGTACAATGGTTACAAAATGGTGCACAACCAACCGATACTGCAAAAAACATTTTATCTTACAAAGGTGCAATGTTAAAGAATCATTTAGTAGGTGGTGTTAGAAAAGGTGCTTTAACTCAAGAACAAGCAGATGCAAAGTTTGCAGCTTGGTTAGAAGAAAAAGCTACTAAAATTTCTGATAAAGAAGCTGGTTTGTCTAAAGCAGAATCTGAAGCAAAAGCGAAAGCATTAGCAGCAGAAAAAGCTGTAAACGAAGCAAGAATTGAAGCAGCTAAGCCAGTTGTTGAAGAGGTTGCTGAGGTTGAAGAAGCAGCGGAAGCAGCTCCTGAAACAATTGATGAAGCACAAGAAAAAGCAGCAGAATAA
- a CDS encoding PA2169 family four-helix-bundle protein: MKYTEKISNKLNELLEKNYDAEKGYLNAAENVDSTKLKIFFKSRASERSLFAKELRTEILSYGQIPEDDGSIKGVMHRNWMSLKSLFSANDEKAILEEAMRGEKANLEEYKEILKEDAFAPSTQKMLEEQQQKIQAAINTLMVEEELS, encoded by the coding sequence ATGAAGTACACAGAAAAAATTTCGAACAAGTTAAACGAATTATTAGAGAAAAATTATGATGCCGAAAAAGGGTATTTAAACGCTGCAGAAAATGTAGATAGCACCAAATTAAAAATTTTCTTTAAAAGTAGAGCTTCTGAGCGAAGTCTGTTTGCAAAAGAATTAAGAACAGAAATTTTGTCTTATGGCCAAATTCCTGAAGATGATGGATCTATTAAAGGAGTAATGCACAGAAATTGGATGTCGTTAAAATCTTTATTTAGTGCCAACGACGAGAAAGCAATTTTAGAAGAAGCAATGCGAGGAGAAAAAGCAAACTTAGAAGAGTATAAAGAAATTTTGAAAGAAGATGCTTTTGCACCTTCAACGCAAAAAATGTTAGAAGAACAGCAACAAAAAATTCAAGCAGCTATTAATACATTAATGGTAGAAGAAGAATTGTCATAA